In a single window of the Lebetimonas sp. JH292 genome:
- a CDS encoding UDP-2,3-diacylglucosamine diphosphatase, with protein sequence MKYKSIFISDVHLGTKYSKTEKLLSFMRKNESENLYLVGDIIDGWALKRKIKWAQSHSDVIQKLLRKARKGTEVYYITGNHDDFLRPFLPVVLGERTHILNEAEYDAINGKKYYITHGDFFDSITMTKKWLSILGDYSYEILLHLNDPINRIRKICGINRYWSLSKYMKDNVKSSVNFITDFENVLAQYAKTNKYNGIICGHIHKAEIRKIGDIDYMNCGDWVESCTALVETYEGEWKIIEWLNYEN encoded by the coding sequence ATGAAATATAAATCAATTTTTATATCCGATGTGCATTTAGGGACAAAATATTCAAAGACAGAAAAACTTCTTTCATTTATGAGGAAAAATGAATCTGAAAATCTTTATCTTGTTGGTGATATAATTGATGGTTGGGCATTAAAAAGAAAAATAAAATGGGCTCAGTCCCACTCAGATGTTATTCAAAAACTTTTAAGAAAAGCAAGAAAAGGAACAGAAGTTTATTATATCACCGGAAACCATGATGATTTTTTAAGGCCTTTTTTGCCAGTGGTATTGGGGGAGAGAACCCATATTTTAAATGAGGCTGAATATGATGCAATTAACGGTAAAAAATATTATATTACACACGGTGATTTTTTTGATTCTATAACTATGACAAAAAAATGGCTCTCAATCCTTGGAGATTACAGCTATGAAATTCTGCTTCATTTAAACGACCCGATTAACAGAATCAGAAAAATCTGTGGAATAAACAGATACTGGTCACTTTCAAAATATATGAAAGACAATGTCAAATCTTCTGTCAATTTTATAACCGATTTTGAAAATGTATTGGCGCAGTATGCAAAAACAAATAAATATAATGGTATAATCTGCGGGCATATTCATAAAGCTGAAATAAGAAAAATAGGGGATATTGATTATATGAACTGCGGGGACTGGGTGGAATCCTGCACTGCTTTGGTTGAAACGTATGAGGGGGAATGGAAAATAATTGAATGGTTAAATTATGAAAATTAA
- a CDS encoding patatin-like phospholipase family protein, whose amino-acid sequence MKINLALSGGAFRGAFHLGFLEAIDSKIDINAISGSSIGALIGASYACGVKPQKQLELLKSKAFKKVFKFNSLTKGFFKIDINSEIAKKFIPLSTFEELNIKTYVNALDLNSGKIIYFEKGDLKKAVLASSAIMPFFPPVELDNLFLVDGGIKENLPVGVFKEGIIVGVDLFPLKKEFKKSFFGILKRMFYLSWRVSSEGSIKKCNFYITDERLSDYKLCSFKNFDDLFEMGYERGEEFLNSF is encoded by the coding sequence ATGAAAATTAATCTGGCACTTTCAGGCGGAGCCTTCAGAGGGGCTTTTCATTTAGGGTTTTTGGAAGCTATTGATTCAAAGATAGATATAAATGCAATTTCAGGCAGCAGTATAGGTGCATTAATCGGTGCAAGTTATGCATGCGGGGTAAAACCTCAAAAACAGCTTGAACTTTTAAAATCAAAAGCGTTTAAAAAAGTTTTTAAATTCAATTCTCTTACTAAAGGCTTTTTTAAAATAGATATAAATTCAGAGATTGCCAAAAAATTTATTCCACTTTCAACTTTTGAAGAACTTAACATTAAAACATATGTAAATGCACTCGATTTAAACAGCGGAAAAATTATCTACTTTGAAAAAGGTGATTTAAAAAAGGCTGTTTTGGCTTCAAGTGCCATAATGCCTTTTTTCCCTCCGGTTGAGCTGGATAATCTTTTTTTGGTTGACGGGGGGATTAAGGAAAACCTGCCTGTCGGTGTTTTTAAAGAGGGGATAATTGTCGGGGTTGATTTGTTTCCTTTAAAAAAAGAGTTTAAAAAAAGCTTTTTTGGAATTTTAAAAAGAATGTTTTATCTTTCATGGAGGGTTTCGTCAGAGGGCAGCATTAAAAAGTGTAATTTTTATATAACCGATGAAAGACTTTCAGATTATAAGCTCTGTTCATTTAAAAATTTTGACGATTTGTTTGAAATGGGGTATGAGAGG